In Mycolicibacterium phocaicum, one DNA window encodes the following:
- the abc-f gene encoding ribosomal protection-like ABC-F family protein, whose translation MSSITCSHLSFSWPDDTELFSDLSFTVGAGHTGLVAPNGAGKSTLLKLIAGELQPTGGSVTVDGSLGYLPQTLPFATDLTVAEILGVASILAALTALADGDASEAVFTAIGDDWDIEERSTAQLARLGLDVPLDRVLGTLSGGEVVTLGLAAQLLRRPDVLLLDEPTNNLDSAARQRLYDELDRYPGTLLLISHDRALLDRMDRIAELRDSDVQFYGGNFTAYQDAVAEAQRAAVDEMRNAESQLKLQKRQMQQARERAARRAGTAARNLKDAGLPKIIAGKLKRNAQESAGRADEVHEKRVDDARARLDAAERAVRDDDVIALDLPNTEVPAGRTVLSATGLNIQRGGRMLFADNGIDLDIRGPERIALAGRNGAGKSTLLKMINGDLQPDIGTLTRGGGRIAYLSQRLDLLDEQRSVLENLMAWAPTLSITRRRHLLAQFLFQDNRIELPVSVLSGGERLRATLACVLYAEPAPHLLLLDEPTNNLDLVSVAQLESALNAYRGAFIVVSHDERFLDAIGIERRMTLE comes from the coding sequence ATGTCTTCTATTACGTGTTCCCATTTGTCGTTTTCCTGGCCCGACGACACCGAGCTGTTCTCGGACCTGTCGTTCACCGTGGGTGCCGGTCATACCGGACTTGTCGCCCCCAATGGCGCGGGTAAGAGCACGCTTCTCAAACTCATCGCCGGAGAGCTGCAACCGACCGGCGGCAGCGTCACCGTCGACGGCTCTCTCGGCTACCTGCCGCAGACGCTGCCGTTCGCAACCGACCTGACCGTCGCCGAAATACTCGGCGTGGCATCCATATTGGCGGCCCTGACGGCGCTGGCGGACGGCGACGCCTCCGAGGCGGTGTTCACCGCCATCGGCGATGACTGGGACATCGAGGAACGCAGTACCGCGCAGCTGGCGCGGCTCGGCCTCGACGTCCCCCTCGACCGGGTGCTCGGCACCCTGTCCGGCGGAGAGGTCGTCACCCTCGGGCTGGCCGCGCAATTGCTCCGGCGTCCCGATGTTCTGCTGCTCGATGAGCCCACCAACAATCTGGATTCCGCTGCGCGGCAACGGCTCTACGACGAGCTGGACCGCTACCCAGGCACCCTGTTGTTGATCAGCCACGACCGTGCGTTGCTCGACCGCATGGACCGCATCGCCGAACTGCGCGACAGCGATGTCCAGTTCTACGGCGGCAATTTCACCGCCTACCAGGACGCGGTCGCCGAGGCGCAACGCGCTGCGGTTGACGAGATGCGCAACGCGGAGTCGCAGCTCAAACTCCAGAAGCGCCAGATGCAGCAGGCCAGGGAGCGCGCCGCCCGCCGGGCCGGCACGGCCGCCCGCAACCTCAAGGATGCTGGACTGCCGAAAATCATTGCCGGGAAACTCAAACGCAATGCTCAGGAATCGGCAGGTCGCGCCGACGAGGTGCACGAAAAACGAGTCGACGACGCCCGCGCCCGTCTCGACGCCGCCGAACGCGCAGTGCGCGACGACGACGTCATCGCCCTCGATCTGCCGAACACGGAAGTGCCCGCAGGCCGGACGGTGCTGAGCGCGACCGGGCTCAACATCCAGCGCGGTGGTCGGATGCTGTTCGCCGACAACGGAATCGACCTGGACATCCGCGGACCCGAACGCATCGCCCTGGCCGGTCGCAACGGCGCGGGCAAGTCCACGCTGCTCAAGATGATCAACGGTGACCTCCAACCGGATATCGGAACCCTGACCCGGGGTGGCGGCCGCATCGCCTACCTGTCGCAGCGTCTCGATCTGCTGGACGAGCAGCGCAGTGTCCTGGAGAACCTGATGGCCTGGGCGCCGACCCTGAGCATCACCCGCCGGCGGCATCTCCTGGCGCAGTTCCTGTTCCAGGACAACAGGATCGAGCTACCGGTGTCGGTCCTGTCGGGCGGGGAGCGGCTGCGCGCGACGCTGGCCTGCGTGCTGTACGCCGAACCGGCACCGCACCTGCTGTTGCTCGACGAACCGACGAACAACCTCGACTTGGTCAGCGTCGCGCAGCTGGAATCCGCGCTCAACGCCTACCGCGGTGCCTTCATCGTGGTGAGTCACGACGAGCGGTTTCTCGACGCGATCGGCATCGAACGCCGGATGACGCTGGAGTGA
- a CDS encoding acetoin reductase has translation MTLAGKVALVTGAGRGIGRGIALRLARDGADVALVDVEADPLAEVAAEVSEIGCKFTTFVADVSQRDQVFAAVDYVATELGGLDIMVNNAGVALVGPLADVTPEDLQRLWSINVDGVLWGIQAAVAKFKELGNQADGKISKIINASSIAGHDGFAMLGPYSATKFAVRALTQAAAKEHAADGITVNAYCPGVVGTDMWVEIDKRFAELTGAPVGETYAKFVGGIALGRAETPDDVAGFVSYLAGPDADYMTGQAGLIDGGLVYR, from the coding sequence ATGACATTGGCAGGGAAGGTAGCCCTTGTCACCGGGGCCGGACGTGGCATCGGGCGCGGTATCGCGCTGCGGCTCGCGCGTGACGGCGCAGACGTCGCGCTCGTCGACGTCGAAGCCGATCCGCTGGCGGAGGTGGCCGCCGAGGTATCCGAGATCGGCTGCAAATTCACCACTTTCGTCGCTGACGTCAGTCAGCGGGATCAGGTGTTCGCCGCAGTCGACTATGTGGCAACCGAACTCGGCGGCCTCGACATCATGGTCAACAACGCCGGTGTCGCGTTGGTGGGCCCGCTCGCCGACGTCACGCCCGAGGATCTGCAACGGTTGTGGTCGATCAACGTCGACGGTGTGCTGTGGGGCATCCAGGCCGCCGTCGCGAAATTCAAGGAACTCGGGAACCAGGCGGACGGCAAGATCAGCAAGATCATCAACGCCTCGTCGATCGCCGGGCACGACGGCTTCGCCATGCTCGGGCCGTACAGCGCCACGAAATTCGCCGTACGCGCCCTGACCCAGGCCGCCGCCAAGGAACACGCCGCCGACGGCATCACCGTCAACGCCTACTGCCCCGGCGTGGTGGGCACCGACATGTGGGTGGAGATCGACAAGCGGTTCGCCGAACTCACCGGCGCCCCGGTCGGCGAGACGTACGCGAAGTTCGTCGGCGGGATCGCCCTGGGTCGCGCGGAAACCCCGGATGACGTCGCCGGTTTCGTGTCGTATCTGGCCGGGCCCGACGCCGATTACATGACGGGGCAGGCCGGTCTGATCGACGGCGGCCTGGTTTATCGCTGA
- a CDS encoding 2,3-butanediol dehydrogenase — translation MRAAVYYGPNKVSVEDVAIPAPGPGQVQLQIGFNGICGTDLHEYYAGPIFVPTQPHPLTHQELPLTLGHEFSGTITAVGAGVTGWREGDRVAVEPIYKCGHCGPCAAGNYNVCQQIGFHGLMSDGGMAEYTVVPTNMLHRLPDNVSLELGALVEPMSVAYHAATLGDVKPGDTAMVFGAGPIGIGLWFALRGKGLQEIFVVEPSPTRRAAIEALGAVTLDPTVTDVPGFIADHTYGAGADAAFDAAGVTPAVETALACVGSRKPMVSVAIYEKPLQTPLLNLVMNESRIQGSLCYTGADFEAVIALMAQGAYDTSGWVAQIPIGDVVAEGFEALHAGNKMKVLVDPTR, via the coding sequence ATGAGAGCAGCTGTCTACTACGGTCCCAACAAAGTCTCGGTCGAGGACGTCGCCATCCCGGCGCCAGGCCCAGGCCAGGTGCAACTACAGATCGGCTTTAACGGCATCTGCGGCACTGACCTCCACGAGTACTACGCCGGCCCCATCTTCGTCCCCACGCAGCCGCATCCCCTGACCCATCAGGAGTTGCCGCTCACGCTGGGCCACGAGTTCTCCGGCACCATCACCGCCGTCGGCGCCGGCGTCACGGGCTGGCGTGAGGGCGACCGGGTGGCCGTCGAACCGATCTACAAATGCGGCCACTGCGGCCCGTGCGCGGCGGGCAACTACAACGTCTGTCAGCAGATCGGCTTCCACGGCCTGATGTCCGACGGCGGTATGGCCGAATACACCGTGGTGCCGACGAACATGCTGCACCGGCTGCCCGACAACGTCTCGCTGGAACTCGGTGCGCTCGTCGAACCGATGTCGGTGGCCTACCACGCGGCGACGCTCGGTGACGTCAAACCCGGTGATACCGCGATGGTATTCGGCGCCGGTCCCATCGGCATCGGATTGTGGTTCGCCTTGCGCGGCAAGGGACTTCAGGAGATTTTTGTCGTCGAGCCGTCGCCGACGCGGCGGGCCGCCATCGAAGCACTCGGTGCCGTCACGCTCGACCCGACGGTCACCGACGTGCCCGGCTTCATTGCCGACCACACCTACGGCGCCGGGGCCGACGCGGCGTTCGACGCCGCCGGCGTCACTCCCGCGGTGGAGACGGCACTGGCCTGCGTCGGCTCCCGCAAGCCGATGGTCAGCGTCGCGATCTACGAAAAGCCGCTGCAGACACCACTTTTGAACCTGGTGATGAACGAATCCCGCATCCAAGGCTCGCTGTGTTACACCGGCGCCGACTTCGAGGCCGTCATCGCGTTGATGGCGCAGGGCGCCTACGACACCAGCGGATGGGTGGCCCAGATTCCGATCGGTGATGTGGTCGCCGAAGGATTCGAGGCCCTGCATGCGGGGAACAAGATGAAGGTTCTGGTCGACCCGACGCGATGA
- the dapD gene encoding 2,3,4,5-tetrahydropyridine-2,6-dicarboxylate N-succinyltransferase, translating to MTSSSGASGIGIATITADGTVLDTWFPAPELNADAAAGPVPAELEALVGTDEDRGVRTEVVRTTIASLDDKPADAHDAYLRLHLLSHRLVAPHGANMDGIFGLLTNVVWTNFGPCAVEGFETVRAKLRRRGTVTVFGVDKFPRMVDYVLPTGVRIADADRVRLGAHLASGTTVMHEGFVNFNAGTLGTSMVEGRISAGVVVDDGSDVGGGASIMGTLSGGGKEVISVGKRCLLGANAGLGISLGDDCVIEAGLYVTGGTKVTTADGQTVKAKELSGSNNLLFRRNSVSGAVEVVKRDGTGITLNEALHAN from the coding sequence GTGACTTCTTCTTCTGGTGCATCCGGCATCGGCATCGCCACCATCACCGCCGACGGAACCGTCCTCGACACCTGGTTCCCGGCACCCGAACTGAACGCCGACGCCGCGGCCGGCCCGGTCCCCGCTGAGCTGGAAGCCCTCGTCGGCACCGATGAGGACCGCGGCGTGCGCACCGAGGTCGTGCGCACCACCATCGCCTCGCTCGACGACAAGCCCGCCGACGCGCACGACGCCTACCTGCGGCTGCACCTGCTGTCGCACCGCCTCGTCGCGCCCCACGGCGCCAACATGGACGGCATCTTCGGCCTGCTGACCAACGTGGTGTGGACCAACTTCGGCCCCTGCGCGGTCGAGGGCTTCGAGACCGTCCGCGCCAAGCTGCGTCGTCGTGGCACGGTCACCGTTTTCGGCGTCGACAAGTTCCCCCGCATGGTCGACTACGTGCTGCCGACCGGCGTGCGCATCGCCGACGCCGACCGCGTCCGCCTGGGCGCGCACCTGGCGTCGGGCACGACCGTCATGCACGAGGGCTTCGTCAACTTCAATGCCGGCACGCTGGGCACCTCGATGGTCGAGGGCCGCATCTCCGCGGGCGTCGTCGTCGATGACGGCTCCGACGTCGGCGGCGGCGCGTCGATCATGGGCACGCTGTCGGGCGGCGGCAAGGAGGTCATCTCGGTGGGCAAGCGCTGCCTGCTGGGCGCCAACGCCGGTCTGGGCATCTCACTCGGCGACGACTGCGTCATCGAGGCCGGCCTGTACGTCACCGGCGGCACCAAGGTGACCACCGCCGACGGCCAGACCGTCAAGGCCAAGGAGCTCTCCGGCTCGAACAACCTGCTGTTCCGCCGGAACTCGGTCAGCGGCGCGGTCGAGGTCGTCAAGCGCGACGGCACCGGCATCACGCTCAACGAGGCGCTGCACGCCAACTGA
- the dapE gene encoding succinyl-diaminopimelate desuccinylase: MLDLTADPIALTAALVDIPSESRHEQLIADEIETALKAQAPHFEVIRNGDAVLARTNLGRPSRVLLAGHTDTVPAADNLPSRLVGDELWGCGTSDMKAGDAVFLHLAATIAEPTHDITLVMYDCEEIESSANGLGRIERELPDWLKADVAILGEPSGGLIEAGCQGTLRVIVHAAGTRAHSARSWLGDNAIHKLGAVLERLTAYQARQVDIDGCVYREGLSAVRIDGGIAGNVIPDAGSVTVNFRFAPDRSVEQALAHVHEVFAGLDVRIDLTDSAAGALPGLTQPTAAALVAAAGGQVRAKYGWTDVARFAALGIPAVNYGPGDPNLAHKVDERVTTADITAVTDILRRYLTS; this comes from the coding sequence ATGCTGGATCTCACCGCCGACCCGATCGCTCTGACCGCCGCCCTGGTCGACATTCCCAGCGAGTCGCGGCACGAGCAGCTCATCGCCGACGAGATCGAGACCGCACTCAAGGCCCAGGCGCCGCACTTCGAGGTGATCCGCAACGGCGACGCCGTGCTGGCCCGGACCAACCTGGGCCGGCCGTCGCGCGTGCTGCTGGCCGGGCACACCGACACCGTCCCAGCGGCAGACAACCTGCCGAGCCGGCTCGTCGGCGACGAGCTCTGGGGCTGCGGCACCTCCGACATGAAGGCAGGCGATGCGGTGTTCCTGCATCTGGCCGCCACCATCGCCGAGCCGACGCACGACATCACGCTCGTCATGTACGACTGCGAGGAGATCGAGTCCAGCGCCAACGGTCTGGGCCGCATCGAACGTGAACTGCCGGACTGGCTCAAGGCCGACGTCGCGATCCTCGGCGAACCGTCGGGTGGCCTCATCGAAGCCGGCTGCCAGGGCACGTTGCGTGTCATCGTCCACGCCGCCGGTACACGCGCGCATTCGGCGCGATCATGGCTGGGCGACAACGCGATTCACAAACTCGGTGCCGTTCTCGAGCGGTTGACGGCCTATCAGGCGCGGCAGGTGGACATCGACGGCTGCGTCTACCGCGAGGGCCTGTCCGCGGTCCGGATCGACGGCGGCATCGCCGGCAACGTCATCCCGGATGCCGGCTCGGTCACCGTCAACTTCCGGTTCGCCCCGGACCGCAGCGTCGAGCAGGCGCTCGCGCACGTCCACGAGGTGTTCGCCGGTCTCGACGTGCGCATCGACCTCACCGACTCGGCCGCCGGTGCCCTGCCCGGGCTGACGCAGCCGACCGCCGCCGCGCTGGTCGCCGCGGCCGGGGGACAGGTGCGGGCCAAGTACGGCTGGACCGACGTGGCACGCTTTGCCGCCCTTGGCATTCCGGCCGTCAACTACGGGCCGGGCGACCCGAACCTCGCGCACAAGGTCGACGAGCGGGTGACGACGGCGGACATCACCGCGGTCACCGACATTCTGCGGCGGTACCTGACAAGTTGA
- a CDS encoding IS5 family transposase (programmed frameshift), protein MLSDAQWSLIEDLLPARTGKRGRPFQDARSMVEGIIYRYRCGIAWRDVPEVFGPWQSIWTWHRRMSADGTWDTVLARLLTAAEDAGILDWAVSVDSTIARAHQHATNLTRETQGAGSNYTNLAIEPPDHGIGRSRGGLTSKIHHLVDGGGRPLVVLVGAGQAHDGPVFEHLLAHLKVSRRSGGRARTRPDRVRGDKAYSSRATRTLLRQRRIRAAIPEPSDQIANRKRRGSQGGRPPAFDALDYKGRNVVERNFNVVKQWRGLATRYDKLAIVYRAAAVLRAVTIWLPYLSDTP, encoded by the exons TTGCTTTCTGATGCTCAGTGGTCGTTGATCGAGGATCTACTCCCTGCTCGTACCGGTAAGCGGGGCAGGCCTTTTCAGGATGCACGTTCGATGGTCGAGGGCATCATTTACCGCTACCGGTGTGGTATCGCCTGGCGTGATGTTCCTGAGGTGTTCGGTCCGTGGCAGTCCATTTGGACCTGGCATCGGCGGATGAGCGCTGATGGCACCTGGGACACGGTGTTGGCACGGTTGCTGACTGCGGCCGAGGATGCCGGAATCCTCGATTGGGCAGTGTCGGTGGACTCCACGATCGCCCGCGCCCATCAGCACGCCACAAACCTCACCCGTGA GACACAGGGGGCTGGGTCGAATTACACGAATCTGGCGATCGAGCCGCCTGACCATGGCATCGGCCGCTCCCGAGGCGGTTTGACCAGCAAGATTCACCACCTCGTCGACGGTGGTGGACGACCGTTGGTGGTGCTCGTCGGCGCCGGCCAAGCCCACGACGGGCCGGTGTTCGAGCATTTGCTCGCTCACTTGAAAGTCAGCCGCCGCAGCGGCGGCCGGGCACGCACCCGCCCGGACCGAGTCCGTGGCGATAAGGCCTATTCCAGCCGCGCGACCCGTACCTTGTTGCGGCAACGCCGAATACGCGCGGCGATACCTGAACCCAGTGATCAGATCGCCAACCGTAAACGCCGAGGCTCACAAGGTGGGCGGCCACCGGCCTTTGACGCCCTCGACTACAAAGGCCGCAACGTGGTGGAGCGAAACTTCAACGTAGTCAAGCAATGGCGCGGTCTGGCCACCCGCTACGACAAACTCGCCATCGTCTACCGCGCCGCCGCGGTCCTACGCGCCGTCACGATCTGGCTGCCCTATTTATCAGACACGCCCTAG
- a CDS encoding RNA-binding S4 domain-containing protein has protein sequence MSSVRVDSWIFAVRITKTRALAAAACRAGHVRVNGVTVKPAQLVGPGDEVRVRLEGRERIVEVIRPIAKRVGAAVVPECLIDRSPPPPAKETMPAVPVRDRGAGRPTKRERRQLDQLRGY, from the coding sequence TTGAGTAGCGTTCGCGTCGACAGCTGGATTTTCGCCGTCCGGATCACCAAGACCCGGGCCCTGGCCGCCGCGGCCTGCCGGGCCGGACACGTGCGCGTCAACGGCGTCACGGTGAAGCCGGCGCAGCTGGTCGGTCCGGGTGACGAGGTTCGCGTCCGGCTCGAGGGCCGCGAGCGCATCGTCGAGGTCATCCGGCCCATCGCCAAGCGGGTCGGCGCCGCCGTCGTCCCCGAATGCCTGATCGACCGCAGCCCGCCGCCACCCGCCAAAGAGACGATGCCTGCCGTGCCCGTCCGCGACCGGGGCGCGGGCCGGCCCACCAAACGTGAACGGCGGCAGCTGGATCAGCTGCGCGGGTACTGA
- a CDS encoding NAD(P)/FAD-dependent oxidoreductase, whose translation MTATLEPTTAVSPQQRVETWLANFEAALAAQDIDGVVGMFAVDSFWRDLVAFTWNIKTVEGRDQIADMLRTRLADTTPSGFRTREPATADGDVTSAFIEFETATGRGSGHLRLRGDEGWTLLTTLQELKGHEERKGTTRVLGAVHGSDPDPRSWAEKRAEEEATLGREKQPYVLVIGGGQGGIALGARLRQLGVPSIVVDKHERPGDQWRKRYKSLCLHDPVWYDHLPYLPFPANWPVFAPKDKVGDWLEFYTKVMEVPYWSRTECLSATYDSEAGRWTVEVNRDGERMTLHPTQLVLATGMSGKPSIPTLPGQDIFAGEQHHSSQHPGPDRYVGKKVVVVGSNNSAHDICKALYENGVDVTMLQRSSTHIVKSDSLMELGLGDLYSERAVAAGMTTEKADLTFASLPYAIMADFQRPIYDAIRERDKDFYARLEAAGFELDFGDDDSGLFMKYLRRGSGYYIDVGACELVADGSIKLAHGQVSHLAENAVVLADGTELPADVVVYATGYGSMNGWAADLMGQEIADRVGKVWGLGSGTAKDPGPWEGEQRNMWKPTQQENLWFHGGNLHQSRHYSLYLALQLKARYERIPTPVYGLQEVHHLQ comes from the coding sequence ATGACCGCAACACTGGAACCAACTACCGCCGTTTCACCGCAGCAGCGCGTCGAGACCTGGCTCGCCAACTTCGAGGCGGCGCTGGCCGCACAGGACATCGACGGCGTCGTCGGGATGTTCGCCGTCGACAGCTTCTGGCGCGACCTCGTCGCCTTCACCTGGAACATCAAGACCGTCGAGGGTCGCGACCAGATCGCGGACATGCTGCGCACCCGGCTGGCCGACACCACCCCGTCCGGCTTCCGGACCCGTGAACCCGCCACGGCGGACGGCGACGTGACGTCGGCGTTCATCGAGTTCGAGACGGCCACCGGGCGCGGCTCGGGACACCTGCGGCTGCGCGGCGACGAAGGCTGGACGCTGCTGACGACGCTGCAGGAACTCAAAGGGCACGAGGAGCGCAAGGGCACGACGCGCGTGCTCGGCGCCGTGCACGGATCCGATCCCGACCCGCGCTCGTGGGCCGAGAAGCGCGCCGAGGAAGAGGCCACACTGGGACGCGAGAAGCAGCCCTATGTGCTGGTGATCGGCGGTGGCCAGGGCGGCATCGCCCTGGGTGCGCGGCTGCGGCAGCTCGGGGTGCCGTCCATCGTCGTCGACAAACACGAGCGACCCGGCGACCAGTGGCGCAAGCGCTACAAGTCGCTGTGCCTGCACGACCCCGTCTGGTACGACCACCTGCCCTACCTGCCGTTCCCGGCCAACTGGCCGGTGTTCGCGCCGAAGGACAAGGTCGGCGACTGGCTGGAGTTCTACACCAAGGTGATGGAGGTGCCGTACTGGTCGCGCACCGAATGCCTCTCGGCCACTTACGATTCCGAAGCGGGCCGGTGGACCGTCGAGGTGAACCGCGACGGTGAGCGCATGACGCTGCACCCGACACAGCTGGTGCTGGCGACCGGCATGTCCGGGAAGCCCAGCATCCCAACGTTGCCCGGCCAGGACATCTTCGCCGGAGAACAGCACCACTCGAGTCAGCACCCCGGCCCGGACCGCTACGTCGGCAAGAAGGTCGTCGTGGTGGGTTCCAACAACTCGGCACACGACATCTGTAAAGCCTTGTACGAGAACGGCGTCGACGTGACGATGCTGCAGCGCTCGTCGACGCACATCGTCAAGTCCGATTCACTGATGGAGCTCGGTCTCGGCGACCTGTACTCGGAGCGCGCGGTGGCCGCCGGCATGACGACCGAGAAGGCCGACCTGACCTTCGCATCGCTGCCCTACGCCATCATGGCCGACTTCCAGCGGCCCATCTACGACGCAATTCGCGAGCGGGACAAGGACTTCTACGCACGGCTGGAGGCCGCCGGTTTCGAGTTGGACTTCGGCGACGACGACTCCGGCCTCTTCATGAAGTACCTGCGGCGTGGCTCGGGCTACTACATCGACGTCGGCGCGTGCGAGCTGGTGGCCGACGGTTCGATCAAGCTGGCGCACGGCCAGGTGTCGCACCTGGCGGAGAACGCGGTGGTGCTGGCCGATGGCACCGAGCTGCCGGCCGACGTCGTCGTCTACGCGACGGGCTACGGCTCGATGAACGGCTGGGCCGCCGACCTGATGGGCCAGGAGATCGCCGACCGGGTCGGCAAGGTGTGGGGCCTGGGCAGCGGGACCGCCAAGGACCCCGGCCCGTGGGAGGGCGAACAGCGCAACATGTGGAAGCCGACGCAGCAGGAGAACCTGTGGTTCCACGGCGGCAACCTGCACCAGTCGCGGCACTACTCGCTGTACCTGGCGCTGCAGCTGAAGGCCCGCTACGAGCGCATCCCGACACCGGTATACGGCCTGCAAGAGGTCCATCACCTGCAGTGA
- a CDS encoding GAF domain-containing protein, whose translation MQSPAVPEPAVAVGEDPRSYARLMSAVYDATMSGGRAPARPRDVIGESWQRMLARGVNPDTHIPPVIEASGLDALRKSSGLLAVLDDVSRGLESIVAEGDNILVLADARGRVLWRSGSAAVLGKADRLGFVEGANWGEGAVGTNAIGTALASNRAVQVFSAEHFLRSHHAWTCAGAPVRDPRTGQVIGVVDVSGPAATVHPTTVALVDAVARLAEAHLREQHEGTLNRLRMVAAPILARIGAPALAVDADGWVAAVDQMPLHNRILLPDELAPGRAWIPTLGRCDVEILPGGWLVRPSIAAADDDATATRVVLDLRGAPVLEMAGQFGGWRHDISLRHAEILLVLAIHRNGRSASELAEDLYGDRSRVVTVRAELSRMRKQLAGLILGKPYRFGDDAVIDVRYPADRSTLLGASTAPAIRALRAVA comes from the coding sequence ATGCAGAGCCCGGCCGTGCCTGAACCAGCGGTAGCTGTTGGCGAGGACCCGCGCAGTTACGCGCGGTTGATGTCGGCTGTCTACGACGCGACCATGTCCGGCGGGCGGGCCCCGGCGCGGCCGCGCGATGTGATCGGCGAATCGTGGCAGCGGATGCTGGCCCGCGGCGTCAACCCCGATACCCACATCCCGCCGGTCATCGAAGCGTCCGGGCTCGATGCGCTGCGCAAGTCATCGGGTCTGCTCGCCGTGCTCGACGACGTGTCACGCGGCCTGGAATCCATTGTCGCCGAAGGGGACAACATCCTCGTGCTGGCCGACGCGCGGGGCCGGGTGCTGTGGCGGTCCGGGTCCGCGGCCGTGCTGGGCAAGGCCGACCGGCTCGGGTTCGTCGAGGGTGCCAACTGGGGTGAGGGTGCCGTCGGCACCAACGCCATCGGGACCGCGCTGGCGTCCAACCGGGCCGTGCAGGTCTTCTCCGCCGAGCATTTCCTGCGCAGCCACCACGCCTGGACCTGCGCGGGCGCCCCGGTCCGCGACCCGCGCACCGGCCAGGTCATCGGCGTCGTCGATGTCTCCGGCCCGGCCGCGACGGTGCACCCCACCACCGTCGCGCTCGTCGACGCGGTCGCCCGGCTGGCCGAAGCGCACCTGCGCGAGCAGCATGAGGGGACGCTGAACCGGCTGCGAATGGTCGCCGCGCCGATCCTGGCCCGCATCGGCGCTCCGGCGCTGGCGGTCGACGCCGACGGCTGGGTGGCCGCCGTCGACCAGATGCCGCTGCACAACCGGATTCTGCTGCCCGACGAACTGGCCCCGGGGCGGGCATGGATCCCGACCCTCGGACGGTGCGACGTCGAGATTCTCCCCGGCGGATGGCTGGTCCGGCCATCGATCGCCGCGGCCGACGACGACGCGACCGCCACCCGCGTCGTCCTGGACCTGCGCGGCGCTCCCGTCCTGGAGATGGCCGGGCAGTTCGGTGGCTGGCGCCACGACATCTCGCTGCGGCACGCCGAAATCCTGCTGGTGCTGGCGATCCACCGGAACGGGAGGTCGGCATCGGAGCTCGCCGAGGACCTCTACGGCGACCGGAGCCGGGTGGTCACGGTGCGGGCCGAGCTGTCCCGGATGCGAAAGCAGTTGGCGGGCTTGATCCTTGGCAAGCCCTACCGGTTCGGCGACGACGCCGTCATCGACGTGCGCTACCCGGCCGACCGCTCGACGCTGCTCGGCGCCTCGACGGCACCGGCCATCCGGGCCCTGCGCGCCGTCGCCTGA
- a CDS encoding PPOX class F420-dependent oxidoreductase, protein MQLTDEARALIGDGANATLVTLNADGSPQVSVVWVELQGDELVSAHLADYKKLRNMRRDPRVAVTIVGTDRGAASVNPYLAISGTARIVEGGAPEVLTRLTNVMAPDFNGQFPPAGAPPGYLTRITIEKVTGVGPWAAQS, encoded by the coding sequence ATGCAACTCACAGACGAAGCCCGCGCCCTGATCGGGGATGGGGCCAACGCGACGCTGGTGACTCTGAATGCCGATGGCAGCCCGCAGGTTTCGGTGGTGTGGGTCGAACTGCAAGGTGACGAGCTGGTCAGCGCGCACCTCGCGGACTACAAGAAGCTGCGCAACATGCGCCGCGACCCCAGGGTCGCGGTCACCATCGTCGGCACCGACCGGGGCGCCGCATCGGTGAACCCCTACCTCGCGATCAGTGGCACCGCCCGCATCGTCGAGGGCGGGGCGCCCGAGGTCCTGACCCGGCTGACCAACGTGATGGCGCCGGACTTCAACGGCCAGTTCCCACCGGCCGGCGCGCCGCCCGGGTACCTCACCCGCATCACCATCGAGAAGGTGACGGGCGTCGGCCCGTGGGCGGCGCAGTCTTGA